The stretch of DNA tctaaaaatagctcaaatagcagcacttaccagtgagctgcctctattttttaaattgtatttatttactagcaagctggtctcgctttgctcgacatttttaattctaagagagacaaaactcaaatagaatttgaaaatccaagaaaatattttaaagacttggtcttcactaactgacaaagaaacagataacagatttggtgtccagttcaaagtgtgacatgattttttttttaaatttgagagttgacttttgtattttatatgagttattatttgtacaaacatgttgcaaagtaattaatgatttgttaaaaaatgttagtggctagctagttaaaatgggatattgtgatttcacaagactgtcttagaagggatcatttgaaaatgttcaattttgaaaaatgtgcacttagagaaaatataaaaataaagtgttgcatattgatatttatcagtttctatatatatttattgtgagaaatcattaagatgatcagtgtttccacaaagataaatatcattaattattaataataacatagagttaaaggtaaattgagcaaattggctatttctggcaatttatttaagtgtgtatcaaactggtagcccttcgcattaatcagtacccaagaagtagctcttggtttcaaaaatgttggtgacccctgacttaaatgtttaacaactttatattgacagatagacctcatgtagatctagagatttaaaccttgaataataacaataataataataatactaatcaatgacacatttttttatattttttttaccaaaaccctttggggtcctttggtcgggatcaagcctgagtggaggcctaaatgaatatttttttatacatatattgtttttttaaataaaaaatatcaaaatggcccccgcttcctttgatttttcagtgtgcggctctTAAAGAGCTGCTTCTCTCCAAAGTACTCACCCGTGTATTTCATTCCTGTGTAGGGTCTGACCGCCACCAGAGCAAAGGAGGTGCTGGCCCGTGATGGCCCGAATGCTCTCACCCCTCCGCCCACTACACCTGAGTGGGTCAAGTTCTGCAGACAGGTAAACTTGATTTCCATTGCATTCATTAATGAAATAATGAATAATGTTCATTTTGAGGCCTGAATGTCTCATTTCCAGCTTTTTGGCGGTTTCTCCATGCTTCTCTGGATTGGCGCCGTCCTCTGCTTCATCGCATACGGGATCCAGGCTTCCTATGAAGACGAACCCGCTAATGATAATGTAAGGCAGCATTTGCGAGTGTGTAATGGGCAGCGATGTTCAACACGTGTGTTAATCAGTCTTGTTCTTTTAGTTGTACCTTGGCGTTGTGCTCTCTGCTGTTGTCATCATCACTGGCTGCTTCTCCTATTACCAAGAGGCCAAGAGCTCCAAAATCATGGAGTCGTTCAAAAACCTGGTCCCACAGGTAAGCTTCTGCGAACCCGAGCATGCAATGAGGCAACAAAGACTCTAAATATTGTGAATGTCACTCATTATTCTGTAGCAAGCTTTGGTTATTCGTGACGGAGAGAAGAACAGCATTAACGCTGAGGACGTGGTGGCTGGAGACCTGGTGGAGGTGAAAGGTGGTGACAGGATCCCTGCTGATCTGCGAGTCATCTCCGCCCATGGGTGCAAGGTCATTTCCTCAGAAATTATCTAATAAAACAAGCATATGTTTGGACTACTAATTTTCTTTATTCGTGGTTTTCACCTTGCAGGTGGACAACTCCTCTTTGACGGGTGAATCCGAGCCACAGACCCGTACTCCAGATTTCTCCAATGACAACCCACTGGAGACCAGGAACATTGCTTTCTTCTCTACCAACTGTGTTGAAGGTATTCATTGTAAAAAATCAATGAATCAATTATTACCTTCTTTAATTTATAATCACAAGTGAAAAACTTTTCTAGGCACAGCCAGAGGAATCGTCATCAACACCGGAGACCGCACTGTCATGGGTCGCATCGCCACACTGGCTTCCAGCTTGGAAGGCGGAAAAACTCCCATTGCCGTTGAGATTGAGCACTTTATCCACATCATCACTGGTGTGGCTGTATTCCTCGGTGTGTCTTTCTTCATTCTCTCCCTTATACTTGGGTATGGGTGGCTTGAGGCAGTCATCTTCCTTATTGGAATCATTGTTGCCAACGTTCCAGAGGGTCTACTGGCAACCGTCACTGTGAGCTTTGCTGTTCAGTTCTTAATTCAAAACACTCTCTTGATTGCCACCATAACACTGGATGTCTCCAGGTGTGTCTGACTCTGACTGCCAAGCGTATGGCCAAGAAGAACTGTTTAGTAAAGAACCTGGAAGCCGTTGAGACGCTGGGGTCCACATCCACCATCTGTTCAGATAAGACCGGCACCTTGACCCAAAATAGGATGACAGTGGCGCACATGTGGTTCGACAACCAGATTCACGAGGCTGACACCACTGAGAACCAGAGCGGCACATCCTTTGACAGGAGCTCTGATACCTGGTCTGCCCTATCCAGAATTGCTGGACTCTGTAACCGAGCTGTCTTCCTGGCCGAGCAAGGCAACGTTCCAATTCTGAAGGTATCAACTTCTATAGAAACCTTGAGATGATCAGGCACTGAACGTTTTGATCTATTTCTCATCTATTTAACTGCAACAAAAGTCTGTGAATAATTGACCACTGGTACAAGATAGCAACAAGCTTTGTTGTATGTCATGTGTTATTCATAGAGTGAAAAGGCGTAGGTCCCTGACCCATTCATAATTCAGTAAAAGTAAGAGGTGCAATGACTTTCTTTGGAATAGAATAgagtaaaaataattaaaatggaGAACTCAATCAACAAACATTTATGAAAGGCTCTCTATATCAACATTTTTAGatcctctacagcaggggtgtcaaactcaagtacagagtgggccaaaatttaaaagtgaacaaagccgcgggccaaggttgaacaaattaaccttttaatagggacccaaacaagttttgcattgaatattgaacaagcaaggcttatataactttatagtgacatgcaaaatccagtttcaaataataataataatagtaattcaaaaatatcaatggcatatcaaatacaatttaaataaaaattgaatgcctcttttctatttgcagccttcagaggtaaatatcaacattaactttttccacaggctaataaatttgaaaataaaataacaatgaataaaccaaccaatcaggactttaaactgctcagtttgcaacacactgatctaatctgatgtgcccaagccagatacctgccatcttttcttggatgctaattcattaatgtcagggctcaggctttgagctgaggcaaccttcattatcgaacgaaggtgttcatcatcTCATTATAACTCGTagcccacccggaccacagtcttgggggcgtgccttaaagacactgcctttaacgtccgctATGAgctgtcgtcacatccgcttttcatccattctaacaacgtgccggcgtAGTCACAAGATTTGTGCGGCTTCTGTATGATCACACAcgggaatgcaaggcatacttgttcaacagcgatacaggtcacactgagggtgcccgtataaacaactttaacaatgttagaaatatacgccacactgtgaatccacaccaaacaagaatgacaaacacatttcgggagaacatccgcaccgtaacacaagataaacacaacagaacaaatacccagaaccctgtgcagcactaactcttccgggacgctacaatatacaccccccgctaccaccaaaccccccccaaacccccgccCACACCTTGTagctcccggaagagttagtgctgcaaagggttctgggtatttgtgctgttgtgtttatgttgtgttacggtgcggatgttctcccgaaatgttctcccggaagagttagtgctgcaaagggttctgggtatttgttctgtttgttCTGTATATGGCAACCCTCAGTGTAAATTGTatcactgttgatcaagtatgcatgcattcactttagtgtgcgtgcagaagcggcacatattatgtgactgggccagcacacgttggactggatgaaaagtagATGTGAAGCGgatgtgacgattttcgggacgGGCACTGAAATCTGGtactctcccgggagggttggcaagtatgacaattagcggtgaatgcggtgttaccgcggcaccgcagctgaatataatcggcgggccagctctagtgttaatttgatatcacctcaagggccagtttgacacccatgctctacaGCCTCGATTTCTTGGCAGATAATGTGGACCAATGAGCATTCATGAAACTCTATCCCTGAGGCGTTCTTAAGTGAGTACACTGATTTCCTGACTTCCAATTGACAGAGGGACGTAGCCGGTGATGCTTCTGAGGCTGCCCTGCTCAAATGTATTGAGTTGTGCTGTGGATCTGTCAAGGGCATACGAGAAAAATATTCCAAGCTTGCTGAAATACCCTTCAACTCTACTAACAAGTACCAGGTAAACAGTAAAAACACTCACACAAACTGCTCacttataggcctactgaaatgatttttttttatttaaacggggatagcagatccattctatgtgtcatacttgatcatttcgcgatattgccatatttttgctgaaaggatttagtagagaacaacgacgataaagttcgcaacttttggtcgctgataaaaaaagccttgcctatactggaagtagcgtgacgtcacagggggtaggactcctcacattttcctattgtttacaccagcagcgagagagattcggaccgagaaagcgacaattaccccattaatttgagcgaggatgaaagatttgtggatgaggaaagtgagagtgaaggactcgagaggcagtgcaggacgtatcttttttcgctctgaccgtaacttatgtacaagggttcattggattccacaatttctcctttttctattgtggatcacggatttgtattttaaaccacctcggatactatatcctcttgaaaatgagagtcgagaacgcgaaatggacattcacagtgacttttatctccacgacaatacatcagcgaagctctttagctactgagctaacgagatagcatcgggctcaaatgcagatagaaacaaaataaataaacccctgcctggaaggatagacagacgatcaacaatactattaaaccatggacatgtaaatacccggttaataatttccagcttggcgaagcttaacaatactgttgctaatgacgccattgaagctaacttagctatgggacggcggcgggcattgtagctttcgacgacaccccggccgccatcagagtcggcaagaaacatatatttccccaaagttacgtacgtgacatgcacataacgACACGtaagggcaagcgatcaaatgtttggaagccaaagctgtactcacggtagcgtgtctgctatccacctcaaagtcctcctggttgtgttgctgtagtccgccgctaatacaccgatcgcacctacagctttcttctttgcagtctccattgttcattaaacaaattgcaaaagattcaccaacacagatgtccagaatactgtggaattttgggatgaaaacagagcttttttgtattggatccaatgggtccgaatgcttccgtatcaaccattgacgtcacgcgcatacgtcatcatatagacgttttcaaccggaagtgtggcgggaaatttaaaactgcactttatacgttaacccggccgtattggcatgtgttgcaatgttaagatttcatcattgatatataaactatcagactgcgtggtcggtagtagtggctttcagtaggcctttatgctCTCTTGTGTTCAAATAATTCATAACTTCACAAACATATTTCTTATATTGCCGGCCAATTATGCCCATCAACAAGGCAAAGGAGTCTCGAGAATTTCTAAACACTGCAGTAGTAGAGATTAATTTGCCTGACTTCAACAAACATGTGTTTTGTTGTCAGCTTTCCGTCCATAAAAACGCAACCCCAGGAGAGACCAAGCATCTGCTGGTCATGAAAGGTGCTCCTGAGAGGATTTTGGACCGCTGCTCCACCATCATGTTGCAGGGAAAAGAACAGCCGCTGGATGAGGAACTGAAAGATGCTTTTCAAAACGCCTATGTTGAGCTTGGAGGACTTGGAGAGAGAGTTCTGGGTAAGGACTTGTTAAACCCTCGTTTTTTGTCTGGGAATGACTGTAGACATAAGCTCAGTTACCCTCTGCTCCCTGTATCATCAAGTGGTGACAAcattctcagtaaagttattgtaAGTGCTATGAAACAAGGGCTGTATAGCTCTTGAAACTAAGTAAGCCCCTGACCTCACTTAAAACCTACGGCTAGGTGAAATGTTCTGTTTTTAACCAAATCTACTGACAAGATGGCAGCGTAAAGACTAATGAAAGCACATAAATAATACTTGGTGTGGAGATTGTATGTTCTCAAAGAATTGAATGTATGAGCATACCTGAGCCCTGTGATTGATTGCTCTGTAGGTTTCTGCCATTTCAACCTGCCCGATGACCAGTTCCCAGAGGGCTTTGCATTCGACACCGAAGAGGTGAACTTTCCCACTGAGAAGTTGTGCTTCGTCGGCCTCATGTCCATGATTGATCCTCCTCGTGCGGCCGTGCCAGATGCTGTTGGCAAATGCAGAAGCGCTGGAATCAAGGTCAAATTAAACCTGAGACTTCATAAGGAAAATATGTCTATTTTCAGTCAGTCTGTAATTGTTTTCCCTTTTTCTCTTTTCATAGGTTATTATGGTAACTGGTGACCACCCAATCACAGCCAAGGCAATCGCCAAGGGTGTAGGCATCATCTCGGAGGGCAACGAGACAGTTGAAGACATTGCGGCTCGCCTGAACGTTCCAGTGTCAGAGGTCAATCCTAGGTTTGTACAAACCTTGGTGTTGGctttaaatactaataaaatagctttgaattACACAGTCAGTCAAAAACCCAATCAGCTAAAAGGCGACAACCCCCTGATTCAGCCCAGACAAATACATCTAAACTGTCATAAACACGTCCATCACTCGGCTGCGCCTCCAGGATTTATGACTAGATTGTGTGCAAAATATTATGTGATCCTACAGTATTGCAAGATAAAACATTGCAACTTCCTCTGAAAGGTCTGCTAAGTGACAAATTGCCAGCATTTAAAAGATTGCTCCCAAATACATCAGTCAGTCAGCTGTATGTGGCATAGTCTAGTTCCTCTTCTTATTTTCATATTTTCCACAATGTTGATTATCATTGTTGGACAAAAGCAGAGTTTTGTGGTTTTCCCATTCGCCATAGTGCTGAAAGGTTCCATAACATCTATTTTAACTTCAAACCGTGGTGATTGTAAATTGTGCTTATTTTCTTCTTTCCGTTATTATTTGTTTTGATTCCACTGGCAACATTGCTAGGATATGTTTTTTATTGACCGTCCAGCTTtgcactacaccaggggtcaccaacctttttgaaaccaagagctacttcttgggtgctgattaatgcgaagggctaccagtttgatacacacttaaataaattgccagaaatagccaatttgctcaatttacctttaactctatgttattattaatatttaatgatatttacacttaattgaacggtttaaaagaggagaaaacacgaaaaaaatgacaattaaattttgaaacatagtttatcttcaatttcgactctttaaaattcaaaattcaaccgaaaaaaagaagagaaaaactagctaattcgaatctttttgaaaaaattaaaaaaattatttatggaaaatcataagtaatttttcctgattaagattaattttagaattttgatatgttttaaataggttaaaatccaatctgcactttgttagaatatataacaaattggaccaagctagatttctaacaaagacaaatgattacttcttctagattttccagaacaaaaattaaaaaaaaaaaatcaaaagactttgaaataagatttaaatttgattctacaaattttttagatttgccagaatcatttttttgaattttaatcataataagtttgaagaaatatttcacaaatattcttcgtcgaaaatacagaagctaaaatgaagaattaaatcaaaatgtatctattattctttacaataaaaaaaataaatttacttgaccattgatttaaattgtcaggaaagaataggaaggaatttaaaaggtaaaaaggtatatgtgtttaaaaatcctaaaatcatttttaaggtattttttctctaaaattgtctttctgaaagttataagaagcaaagtaaaaaattaatgaatttatttaaacaagtgaagaccaagtctttaaaatattttcttggattttcaaattctatttgagttttgtctctcttagaattaaaaatgtcaggcaaagcgagaccagcttgctagtaaataaatacaatttaaaaaatagaggcagctcactggtaagtgctgctatttgagctatttttagaacaggccagcgggcgactcatctggtccttacgggctacctggtgcccgcgggcaccgcgttggtgacccctgcgccaCACCAAAAAACCATACAGCACAGTTGAGATTGAACGAATGGCCGCTTTGCAGTCTCACCCTCAGTCTGCTGTGCTTTCCTCTTCAGGGACGCAAAGGCCTGTGTGGTCCACGGTGGCGAGCTGAAGGAGATGTCCACCGAGCTTCTTGACGATATTCTGAAGTACCACACTGAAATTGTCTTCGCCAGAACCTCGCCGCAGCAGAAACTAATCATTGTGGAGGGCTGCCAGCGACAGGTATGAAATTCATCGCTTCTCTTCCAGATTTTCCGCAAGCTCAACATTTTGCTGACTCTTAAAAGGGAGCCATTGTTGCTGTGACTGGTGATGGCGTCAACGACTCTCCAGCTCTGAAGAAGGCTGACATTGGTGTCGCCATGGGGATCGCTGGATCTGATGTCTCCAAGCAAGCGGCGGACATGATTCTGCTGGATGACAACTTTGCTTCCATTGTTACAGGAGTGGAAGAAGGTAACGTCGAGCTTTTAAACTGCACATTTGATTTGACTTGTCCCTGATTGATATATTGACATGTATAACATTGTGTAGGCCGTCTGATCTTTGACAACTTGAAGAAGTCCATCGCTTACACTCTGACCAGTAACATCCCGGAGATTTCACCCTTCCTCCTCTTCATCATCGCCAACATCCCCCTGCCTCTGGGAACCGTCACCATCCTCTGTATCGACCTGGGAACTGACATGGTGGGTTGATGATATTATGTCCACTTTAATGGCATTTTTTAATGCCTCGAGATCTGCGCACAAATAAGTAGCATTGttgtaacctgctcagtggccttgtggttagcgtgttcgccctgagatcggtaggtcgtgagttcaaactagggatgtcccgatccaggtttttgcaattccgatccgataccaatgttgtttttgcacttccgatccgataccgatactggccgatactggccttatccgagcatgcatacttgctaaccctcccgtttttagcgggagaatcccagtattcagcgcctct from Entelurus aequoreus isolate RoL-2023_Sb linkage group LG01, RoL_Eaeq_v1.1, whole genome shotgun sequence encodes:
- the LOC133659939 gene encoding LOW QUALITY PROTEIN: sodium/potassium-transporting ATPase subunit alpha-1-like (The sequence of the model RefSeq protein was modified relative to this genomic sequence to represent the inferred CDS: deleted 2 bases in 1 codon) — protein: MSTSWRRRPMASKKSKKAREKKNMDDLKKEVDLDDHKLTLDELHRKYGTDLTRGLTATRAKEVLARDGPNALTPPPTTPEWVKFCRQLFGGFSMLLWIGAVLCFIAYGIQASYEDEPANDNLYLGVVLSAVVIITGCFSYYQEAKSSKIMESFKNLVPQQALVIRDGEKNSINAEDVVAGDLVEVKGGDRIPADLRVISAHGCKVDNSSLTGESEPQTRTPDFSNDNPLETRNIAFFSTNCVEGTARGIVINTGDRTVMGRIATLASSLEGGKTPIAVEIEHFIHIITGVAVFLGVSFFILSLILGYGWLEAVIFLIGIIVANVPEGLLATVTVCLTLTAKRMAKKNCLVKNLEAVETLGSTSTICSDKTGTLTQNRMTVAHMWFDNQIHEADTTENQSGTSFDRSSDTWSALSRIAGLCNRAVFLAEQGNVPILKRDVAGDASEAALLKCIELCCGSVKGIREKYSKLAEIPFNSTNKYQLSVHKNATPGETKHLLVMKGAPERILDRCSTIMLQGKEQPLDEELKDAFQNAYVELGGLGERVLGFCHFNLPDDQFPEGFAFDTEEVNFPTEKLCFVGLMSMIDPPRAAVPDAVGKCRSAGIKVIMVTGDHPITAKAIAKGVGIISEGNETVEDIAARLNVPVSEVNPRDAKACVVHGGELKEMSTELLDDILKYHTEIVFARTSPQQKLIIVEGCQRQGAIVAVTGDGVNDSPALKKADIGVAMGIAGSDVSKQAADMILLDDNFASIVTGVEEGRLIFDNLKKSIAYTLTSNIPEISPFLLFIIANIPLPLGTVTILCIDLGTDMVPAISLAYEAAESDIMKRQPRNPKTDKLVNERLISIAYGQIGMMQATAGFFAYFVILAENGFLPMDLIGIRVHWDDRHVNDLEDSYGQQWTYERRKIVEFTCHTAFFASIVIVQWADLIICKTRRNSILQQGMRNRILIFGLFEETALAAFLSYCPGMDVALRMYPLKPYWWLCAFPYSLLIFLYDEARRYVLRRNPGGWVERETYY